One Streptomyces sp. SAI-135 DNA segment encodes these proteins:
- a CDS encoding tyrosinase family oxidase copper chaperone, whose amino-acid sequence MVVSVGGGVAGAGTGAVRPGAVRTARRDAVRGLLAAAVAMALAPVVAASRPLRRPEPPVDPAHEFEETHRGRRIRGSRTTAAGHPVGAGAAPWHVTVDGRPLHLMRRADGSWLSMVDHYRSYPTPLEAARAAVDELGPGQRLRDTAALTDGHAHMGGHRGVHA is encoded by the coding sequence ATGGTCGTCAGCGTCGGTGGGGGAGTGGCGGGGGCCGGGACGGGGGCGGTGAGACCCGGGGCGGTACGCACCGCGCGGCGGGACGCGGTGCGCGGGCTGCTCGCCGCGGCCGTGGCCATGGCGCTGGCCCCGGTCGTCGCGGCCTCCCGTCCGCTGCGCAGGCCCGAGCCGCCGGTGGACCCGGCCCACGAGTTCGAGGAGACGCACCGCGGCCGGCGCATCCGGGGCTCGCGGACGACCGCCGCCGGACACCCCGTCGGCGCCGGCGCCGCCCCGTGGCACGTCACCGTGGACGGCCGGCCGCTGCACCTCATGCGCCGCGCCGACGGCAGCTGGCTGAGCATGGTCGACCACTACCGCTCGTACCCCACCCCGCTGGAGGCGGCCCGCGCCGCCGTCGACGAACTGGGCCCCGGGCAGCGACTGCGCGACACGGCCGCCCTGACGGACGGTCACGCGCACATGGGGGGCCACCGTGGTGTACACGCGTAA
- a CDS encoding D-2-hydroxyacid dehydrogenase family protein — protein sequence MRLRCAVLDDFQRVATRLADWSPLADRVDVVPYDTHFADEDALAAALADADIVVTLRERVPFPASLIARLPRLKLLIASGMRNSVIDYAAAEAHGVTVCGTASSSTPPVELTWALLLGLARGIVEESNALRTRGPWQSTVGADLHGRRLGLLGLGKIGGRVAQVGLAFGMEVSAWSQNLTRQRADEVGVRLAGSKEELLAESDFVSVHLALGDRTRGLLGPAELALLKPTAYLVNTSRAAIVDQDALLAALHEGRIAGAGVDVFDTEPLPADHPMRTAPRLLATPHLGYVSQANYATYYGQAVENIQAYLAGSPVRRLP from the coding sequence ATGCGTCTGCGCTGTGCCGTGCTCGACGACTTCCAGCGGGTGGCGACCCGGCTCGCCGACTGGTCGCCGCTCGCGGACCGGGTCGACGTCGTCCCGTACGACACCCACTTCGCCGACGAGGACGCCCTGGCCGCCGCCCTCGCCGACGCCGACATCGTGGTCACCCTGCGCGAGCGCGTCCCCTTCCCCGCCTCCCTCATCGCCCGCCTGCCCCGCCTGAAGCTGCTCATCGCCTCCGGCATGCGCAACTCCGTCATCGACTACGCGGCCGCCGAGGCGCACGGAGTCACCGTCTGCGGTACGGCGAGCTCGTCGACCCCGCCGGTCGAACTGACCTGGGCGCTGCTGCTCGGCCTGGCACGGGGGATCGTCGAGGAGAGCAACGCCCTGCGCACGCGCGGTCCTTGGCAGTCCACCGTCGGCGCCGACCTGCACGGCCGCCGGCTCGGGCTGCTCGGCCTGGGGAAGATCGGCGGCCGGGTGGCCCAGGTCGGGCTCGCCTTCGGCATGGAGGTCAGTGCCTGGAGCCAGAACCTCACCCGGCAGCGGGCCGACGAGGTGGGCGTGCGCCTCGCCGGGTCCAAGGAGGAACTGCTGGCCGAGAGCGATTTCGTCTCCGTCCACCTCGCCCTCGGCGACCGCACCCGAGGCCTGCTCGGGCCCGCCGAACTCGCCCTCCTCAAGCCCACCGCCTACCTGGTCAACACCTCGCGCGCGGCGATCGTCGACCAGGACGCGCTCCTGGCCGCCCTGCACGAGGGCCGGATCGCGGGCGCGGGCGTCGACGTCTTCGACACCGAGCCCCTCCCCGCCGACCACCCGATGCGCACGGCCCCGCGCCTGCTCGCCACCCCGCACCTCGGCTATGTCTCGCAGGCCAACTACGCGACGTACTACGGCCAGGCCGTCGAGAACATCCAGGCCTACCTGGCGGGCTCCCCGGTACGGCGGCTCCCCTGA
- a CDS encoding single-stranded DNA-binding protein, whose translation MNETMICAVGNVATQPVYRELATGASVRFRLAATARYLDREKNEWTDGHTNFFTVWANRQLATNVAGSINVGDPVVVQGRLKVRSEVREGQPAWTSADIDAVAIGHDLARGTSAFRRTQRPESAAAGPSGQPEPVWETPAGETADRQEPVAVT comes from the coding sequence ATGAACGAGACCATGATCTGCGCGGTGGGCAACGTGGCGACCCAGCCGGTGTACCGGGAACTGGCGACGGGTGCGTCGGTGCGGTTCCGGCTCGCGGCGACGGCGCGCTATCTGGACCGCGAGAAGAACGAGTGGACCGACGGGCACACCAACTTCTTCACGGTGTGGGCCAACCGGCAGCTCGCCACGAACGTGGCGGGGTCGATCAACGTGGGTGATCCCGTGGTCGTGCAGGGCCGGCTGAAGGTCCGTTCGGAGGTGCGCGAGGGTCAGCCGGCCTGGACCTCGGCCGACATCGACGCGGTGGCGATCGGCCATGACCTCGCGCGCGGCACCTCCGCCTTCCGGCGCACACAGCGGCCGGAGAGCGCGGCCGCGGGGCCGTCCGGGCAGCCCGAGCCCGTCTGGGAGACACCGGCGGGCGAGACCGCGGACCGACAGGAGCCCGTCGCGGTGACGTGA
- a CDS encoding chaplin has translation MSRIAKAAGVALGTGAVVIGGAGMALADAGADGAAVGSPGVLSGNVVQVPIHIPVNVCGNTVNVIGLLNPAFGNSCANVSDSHKGNPGPGGHGGYGS, from the coding sequence ATGTCTCGCATCGCGAAGGCAGCAGGAGTCGCCCTCGGCACCGGTGCCGTGGTCATCGGCGGCGCCGGCATGGCCCTGGCGGACGCGGGCGCCGACGGCGCCGCTGTCGGCTCGCCCGGCGTCCTGTCCGGCAACGTCGTCCAGGTCCCGATCCACATCCCGGTCAACGTCTGCGGGAACACCGTCAACGTGATCGGTCTCCTGAACCCGGCCTTCGGCAACAGCTGCGCCAACGTCAGCGACAGCCACAAGGGCAACCCCGGCCCGGGTGGACACGGCGGCTACGGCAGCTGA
- a CDS encoding dynamin family protein: MVTLDVRPQLLDALSALRDRVAAARFPLPLAGAPRARANRDELLAQLDDYLVPRLRDPEAPLLAVVGGSTGAGKSTLVNSLVGRRVSEAGVLRPTTRTPVLVCHPEDHHWFSGMRVLPDLTRVWVPHQEAGDELLLPGENPARVLRVETADTLPPGLALLDAPDVDSLVADNRVLAAELICAADIWIMVTTAARYADAVPWHLLRTAKEYDATLVTVLDRVPHQVVSEVSRQYGALLTKAGLGEVPRFTVPELPESAWGGGLLPATAVASLRTWLVHQTQDPAARQHAVARTAHGVLNSLKSRMPELASAAAAQYAAALRLTTAVEGAYDSEYARVRGRLQAGAVLAGDALKRWRAFPLDCTAAELLDALVESLGALLLCAVAAADERVDEAWRREPAAAAPELTERDPTPESAEHRIGMAVRRWRRELEEYAEEEIRDLDRGVAPDPETVAALVATALLGGRRARVAGEGLAQRIGAHGALRLRDRGGRLLAEHLDRVVHTERERRLAPLDALDVHPEPQAELIAALSVLQKER; the protein is encoded by the coding sequence GTGGTGACCTTGGACGTACGGCCTCAGCTGCTCGACGCACTCTCCGCCCTGCGCGACCGTGTCGCCGCCGCACGCTTCCCGCTGCCCCTGGCGGGGGCCCCACGCGCGCGTGCCAACCGCGACGAACTGCTCGCCCAGCTCGACGACTATCTGGTGCCCCGGTTGAGGGACCCCGAAGCGCCGTTGCTGGCCGTGGTGGGCGGTTCCACCGGGGCCGGCAAGTCGACCCTCGTCAACTCCCTTGTGGGGCGGCGGGTGAGCGAGGCGGGAGTGCTGCGGCCGACCACCCGGACGCCGGTGCTGGTCTGCCATCCGGAGGACCATCACTGGTTCAGCGGAATGCGCGTACTGCCCGACCTCACCCGCGTGTGGGTGCCCCACCAGGAGGCCGGGGACGAACTCCTGCTGCCCGGCGAGAACCCCGCGCGCGTGCTGCGCGTCGAGACCGCCGACACCCTGCCTCCGGGCCTCGCGCTCCTGGACGCGCCCGACGTCGACTCCCTGGTGGCCGACAACCGCGTCCTCGCCGCCGAGCTGATCTGCGCCGCCGACATCTGGATCATGGTCACCACGGCCGCCCGCTACGCCGACGCCGTCCCCTGGCATCTCCTGCGCACCGCAAAGGAGTACGACGCCACCCTGGTGACCGTCCTCGACCGGGTGCCGCACCAGGTCGTCTCCGAGGTCTCGCGGCAGTACGGCGCCCTGCTCACCAAGGCGGGCCTCGGGGAGGTGCCCCGGTTCACGGTGCCGGAGCTGCCCGAGTCGGCCTGGGGCGGCGGGCTGTTGCCGGCCACCGCCGTGGCCTCGCTGCGGACCTGGCTCGTCCATCAGACGCAGGACCCCGCGGCCCGGCAGCACGCCGTCGCCCGTACGGCCCACGGCGTGCTCAACTCCCTCAAGTCCCGGATGCCCGAGCTGGCCAGTGCCGCCGCCGCGCAGTACGCGGCCGCGCTGCGGCTCACCACAGCCGTCGAGGGGGCGTACGACAGCGAGTACGCGCGCGTGCGGGGGCGGCTCCAGGCCGGTGCCGTGCTCGCCGGTGACGCCCTCAAGCGCTGGCGGGCCTTCCCGCTCGACTGCACCGCGGCCGAGCTCCTGGATGCGCTGGTGGAGAGCCTGGGCGCCCTCCTGCTGTGCGCGGTCGCCGCGGCCGACGAACGCGTGGACGAGGCCTGGCGGCGCGAACCGGCCGCCGCCGCACCGGAACTGACGGAGCGCGACCCGACCCCGGAGAGCGCCGAACACCGGATCGGGATGGCCGTACGACGCTGGCGGCGGGAGCTGGAGGAGTACGCCGAGGAGGAGATCCGCGACCTGGACCGCGGGGTCGCGCCCGATCCGGAGACGGTGGCCGCCCTCGTCGCCACCGCGCTGCTCGGCGGGCGCCGGGCGCGGGTCGCGGGTGAGGGGCTCGCCCAGCGGATCGGCGCCCACGGGGCCCTGCGGCTGCGCGACCGGGGCGGGCGGCTGCTCGCCGAGCACCTCGACCGGGTCGTGCACACCGAACGCGAGCGCCGGCTCGCGCCGCTCGACGCACTCGACGTACACCCCGAACCCCAGGCCGAACTCATCGCCGCGCTGTCCGTACTGCAGAAGGAGAGGTGA
- a CDS encoding SAM-dependent methyltransferase: protein MAENSSVAEVVSVPVGTVVGGRAKVLDDDWGKETAVIRLDADRFGPEALAGLDDFSHLEVVYHFDRVPADRVETGARHPRGNTDWPLVGIFAQRGKNRPNRIGVSRCRLLRTDGLDIHVQGLDAVDGTPVLDIKPYMAEFGPQGPTDQPAWATEIMRDYY from the coding sequence GTGGCCGAGAACAGCTCTGTGGCAGAGGTCGTCTCCGTCCCCGTGGGGACCGTCGTCGGTGGGCGAGCGAAGGTGCTGGACGACGACTGGGGCAAGGAGACCGCCGTCATACGGCTGGACGCGGACCGCTTCGGGCCGGAGGCGCTCGCCGGGCTGGACGACTTCTCGCACCTGGAGGTCGTCTACCACTTCGACCGGGTGCCGGCGGACAGGGTCGAGACCGGCGCACGCCACCCGCGCGGCAACACCGACTGGCCCCTGGTCGGCATCTTCGCCCAGCGCGGCAAGAACCGTCCCAACCGCATCGGCGTCTCCCGCTGCCGGCTGCTGCGCACCGACGGCCTCGACATCCACGTGCAGGGCCTGGACGCCGTCGACGGCACCCCGGTCCTCGACATCAAGCCCTACATGGCCGAGTTCGGCCCGCAGGGCCCCACGGACCAGCCCGCCTGGGCGACCGAGATCATGCGCGACTACTACTGA
- a CDS encoding tyrosinase family protein: MVYTRKDVSTLTAGEKRRFVNAMLELKRRGEYDEFVRTHIQYYVSDGEDGLRTAHMAPSFLPWHRRFLLDLERALRRVDSSVTVPYWDWTRDRTTTSVPWTRDLLGGNGRRSDRQVMTGPFAYTSGNWTLREGVTDGEFLTRDLGRAAAPLALPTRSELEGALADPVYDVSPWNSTVTKGFRNKLEGWGSGRGSVSWRNHNRVHRWVGGAMVGGASVNDPVFWLHHAFIDLCWYRWQRRHSGARYLPARPPGPASDQYERVVARHEKLPPWNVTPDQLEDVSGIYRYA, encoded by the coding sequence GTGGTGTACACGCGTAAGGACGTCAGCACCCTGACCGCCGGCGAGAAGCGGCGGTTCGTCAACGCGATGCTGGAGCTGAAACGGCGCGGCGAGTACGACGAGTTCGTGCGCACCCACATCCAGTACTACGTCTCCGACGGCGAGGACGGTCTGCGTACGGCCCACATGGCGCCCTCCTTCCTGCCCTGGCACCGCCGCTTCCTGCTGGACCTGGAGCGGGCGCTGCGCCGGGTGGACTCGTCGGTGACGGTGCCCTACTGGGACTGGACCCGGGACCGCACGACGACGTCCGTGCCCTGGACCAGGGACCTCCTCGGCGGCAACGGGCGGCGCTCGGACCGCCAGGTGATGACCGGGCCGTTCGCCTACACGAGCGGCAACTGGACGCTCAGGGAGGGCGTCACCGACGGGGAGTTCCTCACCCGGGACCTCGGGCGCGCCGCCGCTCCGCTCGCGTTGCCGACCAGGAGCGAGCTGGAGGGGGCGCTCGCCGACCCCGTCTACGACGTCTCCCCGTGGAACTCGACGGTGACCAAGGGCTTCCGCAACAAGCTGGAGGGGTGGGGGAGCGGGCGGGGCAGTGTCTCCTGGCGCAACCACAACCGGGTGCACCGCTGGGTCGGCGGGGCCATGGTCGGCGGCGCGTCCGTCAACGACCCCGTCTTCTGGCTGCACCACGCCTTCATCGACCTGTGCTGGTACCGCTGGCAGCGGCGGCACAGCGGGGCCCGCTACCTGCCCGCGAGGCCGCCCGGTCCGGCCAGCGACCAGTACGAGCGGGTCGTGGCCCGGCACGAGAAGCTGCCGCCGTGGAACGTGACACCGGATCAGCTGGAGGACGTCAGCGGGATCTACCGGTACGCCTGA
- the chpG gene encoding chaplin ChpG: MSRIAKGLALTSVAAAAVAGGAGIAAADSGAQAAAAHSPGVLSGNVVQVPVHVPVNVCGNTVDIIALLNPAFGNQCEND, encoded by the coding sequence ATGTCGCGTATCGCGAAGGGCCTGGCCCTGACCTCCGTTGCCGCCGCGGCCGTCGCCGGTGGTGCGGGCATCGCCGCTGCCGACAGTGGCGCGCAGGCCGCCGCCGCCCACTCCCCGGGCGTGCTGTCGGGCAACGTCGTCCAGGTTCCGGTTCACGTCCCGGTCAACGTCTGCGGCAACACCGTCGACATCATCGCCCTGCTGAACCCGGCGTTCGGCAACCAGTGCGAGAACGACTGA
- a CDS encoding vitamin K epoxide reductase family protein: MTGPGRPPPEPTGAGRAFALLLVVTGAAGLLASWVITLDKFKLLEDPDFTPGCSLNPVVSCGSVMKSDQASAFGFPNPMLGLVSYGIVICVGMSLLAGARFPRWYWLLLGAGCLFGVGFVSWLQFESLYRINALCLWCCLVWVATILLFWYVLAHAVRHRFLPAPAPVRAFLDEFAWVPPVAHTGIVGMLVLTRWWDFWTG; encoded by the coding sequence GTGACCGGCCCGGGGCGGCCCCCGCCGGAACCGACGGGCGCCGGGCGGGCCTTCGCCCTCCTGCTGGTGGTCACGGGGGCGGCCGGGCTGCTGGCCTCCTGGGTCATCACGCTCGACAAGTTCAAGCTGCTGGAGGACCCGGACTTCACCCCCGGCTGCAGTCTCAACCCGGTGGTGTCCTGCGGCAGCGTCATGAAGAGCGACCAGGCCTCGGCCTTCGGATTCCCCAACCCGATGCTGGGCCTGGTGTCCTACGGCATCGTGATCTGCGTCGGCATGAGCCTGCTCGCCGGTGCCCGCTTCCCCCGCTGGTACTGGCTGCTCCTCGGCGCCGGCTGCCTGTTCGGCGTCGGGTTCGTGTCGTGGCTGCAGTTCGAGTCGCTGTACCGGATCAACGCCCTGTGCCTGTGGTGCTGTCTGGTGTGGGTCGCCACCATCCTGCTGTTCTGGTACGTCCTCGCGCACGCCGTACGCCACCGGTTCCTGCCCGCGCCCGCCCCGGTGAGGGCGTTCCTCGACGAGTTCGCCTGGGTGCCCCCGGTCGCGCACACCGGGATCGTCGGGATGCTGGTCCTGACCCGCTGGTGGGACTTCTGGACCGGCTGA
- a CDS encoding TQXA domain-containing protein translates to MFSAFSALSVRGRAAARLAAATFVSGLLAAGATVAVAGTASADEAAQNQRGATATIGGLKTYGDAVIHDTDGDLQVPAGLFEMSVEGGGTLQTYCVDLYNPTQKDAKYHETDWSSTSLGANKGSGKIRWILQNSYPQVNDLAALAAKAGIASGLTEQDAAAGTQVAIWRYSDHADVDAADPQAEKLADYLEKSARDLTEPAASLTLDPPAVAGHPGELLGPVTVRTNATGATVTPPADAATSGVRIVGKDGTPVTSVSNGSRLYFDIPEDAEAGSADLTVQASTTVPVGRAFASESRSQTQILAGSSESTVSATASATWAKEGAVPALSATRNCTEGGLDITAVNQGDEEFAFELMGTQYAIAAGESRTVTVPLQEDQAYDFTITGPDGLAERFTGVLDCRTRSSERGATTQTLSEPSPATVAVPTTDVNLAETGGSATTPLIAGTAIALVVIGGAALVLTGRKQNRAQD, encoded by the coding sequence GTGTTTTCTGCGTTCTCTGCGCTGTCCGTGCGCGGACGGGCGGCGGCTCGCCTCGCGGCCGCCACGTTCGTCTCCGGCCTGCTCGCCGCCGGTGCGACGGTGGCCGTCGCCGGCACGGCGTCGGCGGACGAGGCGGCGCAGAACCAGAGAGGGGCGACCGCCACCATAGGGGGCCTGAAGACCTACGGTGACGCGGTGATCCACGACACCGACGGCGATCTCCAGGTGCCGGCCGGGCTGTTCGAGATGTCCGTCGAGGGCGGCGGAACGCTCCAGACCTACTGCGTCGATCTCTACAACCCCACGCAGAAGGACGCCAAGTACCACGAGACCGACTGGAGCAGCACCTCGCTGGGCGCCAACAAGGGGTCCGGCAAGATCCGTTGGATCCTGCAGAACTCCTACCCCCAGGTCAACGATCTCGCGGCGCTCGCCGCCAAGGCCGGTATCGCCTCGGGCCTGACCGAGCAGGACGCGGCGGCGGGCACCCAGGTGGCGATCTGGCGCTACTCGGACCACGCGGACGTCGACGCCGCCGACCCGCAGGCCGAGAAGCTCGCGGACTACCTGGAGAAGAGCGCCCGCGACCTCACGGAGCCCGCGGCGTCCCTCACCCTCGACCCGCCCGCGGTCGCCGGCCACCCCGGCGAGCTGCTCGGCCCGGTGACCGTCCGCACCAACGCCACCGGCGCCACGGTCACCCCGCCGGCGGACGCGGCCACCAGCGGCGTGCGGATCGTCGGCAAGGACGGCACGCCGGTGACCTCGGTGAGCAACGGCAGCCGGCTGTACTTCGACATCCCCGAGGACGCGGAGGCGGGCTCGGCCGACCTCACCGTGCAGGCCTCGACCACCGTGCCGGTCGGCCGGGCGTTCGCCTCCGAGAGCCGGAGCCAGACCCAGATCCTCGCGGGCTCCAGCGAGTCGACCGTCTCGGCCACGGCGAGCGCGACCTGGGCGAAGGAGGGCGCCGTACCGGCCCTCTCCGCGACGCGCAACTGCACCGAGGGCGGCCTGGACATCACGGCGGTCAACCAGGGTGACGAGGAGTTCGCGTTCGAGCTCATGGGCACGCAGTACGCCATCGCGGCGGGCGAGTCCCGCACGGTGACGGTGCCGCTCCAGGAGGACCAGGCGTACGACTTCACGATCACCGGTCCCGACGGTCTCGCCGAGCGCTTCACGGGCGTCCTCGACTGCCGCACCCGCAGCAGTGAGAGGGGCGCCACGACCCAGACCCTCAGTGAGCCCAGCCCCGCCACGGTGGCCGTCCCCACCACCGACGTCAACCTCGCCGAGACCGGTGGTTCCGCCACCACCCCGCTGATCGCCGGGACCGCCATCGCCCTGGTCGTGATCGGGGGCGCGGCGCTGGTCCTGACCGGCAGGAAGCAGAACCGGGCACAGGACTGA
- a CDS encoding YfjP family GTPase, with product MTAVTDQDHTERAGDAESGGGEGPAGGPVGGAADADRKDGHARGERAKGGDGRADAGHARGDAADTSEGPDDADSGDAWDDGLIARRVTAETEQAAAVEVRGPNVPPAAPLSYDGALRSRLEALRELVGLSRARLDSRTLAEAGQVLDEAAARRRLSGQHTVVAIAGATGSGKSQLFNALAGVAISETGVRRPTTAAPIACSWSDGSASLIERLGIPPRLRRRPVQSAEAEAQLRGLVLVDLPDHDSAAVQHREHVDRILALVDAVIWVVDPEKYADAILHERYLRPMAGHAEVMFVVLNQIDRLPGEAAEQVLDDLRRLLDEDGIALGEYGEPGATVLALSGLTGDGVGELREALAQFVAERGAPARRIAADVDAAAWRLRPVYSTGRRTGLSEEARDDFAARLADAVGATAAGEAAERAWLRNANRACGTPWLRLWRWYQDRREPPTGRLPLRAQPEEEATARQRVEQAVRTLADRASAGLPAPWAQAVREAAVRGSQGLPEALDELTARAGLPPGRPPRPGWWPVAVLAQASMTLLQVVGGLWLVGQIVGVMAPNLGVPVLLMVAGIVGGPLVEWSCRMAARGPARRYGVEAERRLREAASGCGRARVLDPVAAELLRYREVREQYSKVVGVG from the coding sequence ATGACCGCCGTCACGGATCAGGACCACACGGAGCGGGCGGGGGACGCCGAGTCGGGAGGCGGGGAGGGACCGGCCGGGGGACCCGTGGGAGGCGCGGCCGACGCGGACCGCAAGGACGGGCACGCGCGCGGGGAGCGCGCGAAGGGCGGTGACGGGCGGGCGGACGCCGGGCACGCGCGCGGGGACGCCGCGGACACCTCCGAGGGTCCGGACGACGCCGACTCCGGGGATGCCTGGGACGACGGGCTCATCGCTCGCCGGGTCACCGCCGAGACCGAGCAGGCGGCGGCCGTGGAGGTGCGAGGGCCCAACGTTCCGCCCGCCGCCCCGCTCAGCTACGACGGGGCCCTGCGCTCCCGTCTGGAGGCGCTGCGGGAGCTGGTGGGGCTCTCCCGGGCCCGGCTCGACAGCCGTACGCTCGCCGAGGCCGGCCAGGTCCTGGACGAGGCGGCCGCCCGGCGCAGGCTCTCCGGGCAGCACACCGTCGTCGCCATCGCGGGCGCGACGGGCAGCGGCAAGTCGCAGCTGTTCAACGCGCTGGCCGGGGTGGCCATCTCGGAGACCGGCGTGCGCCGGCCCACCACGGCCGCGCCGATCGCGTGCAGTTGGAGCGATGGCTCGGCGAGCCTCATCGAACGGCTGGGCATCCCTCCCCGGTTGCGGCGGCGGCCGGTGCAGAGCGCCGAGGCGGAGGCGCAGTTGCGCGGGCTCGTCCTGGTGGACCTGCCCGACCACGACTCGGCCGCCGTCCAGCACCGCGAGCACGTGGACCGGATCCTGGCGCTCGTCGACGCGGTCATCTGGGTCGTCGACCCAGAGAAGTACGCCGACGCGATCCTGCACGAGCGCTATCTGCGGCCCATGGCCGGTCACGCCGAGGTCATGTTCGTCGTCCTCAACCAGATCGACCGGCTGCCCGGGGAGGCCGCCGAGCAGGTCCTCGACGATCTGCGGCGGCTGCTGGACGAGGACGGCATCGCCCTCGGGGAGTACGGCGAACCGGGCGCGACCGTGCTCGCGCTGTCGGGCCTCACCGGGGACGGGGTGGGGGAGCTGCGGGAGGCGCTAGCCCAGTTCGTGGCGGAGCGCGGGGCTCCCGCGCGGCGGATCGCGGCCGACGTGGACGCGGCGGCGTGGCGGCTGCGGCCCGTCTACTCGACGGGCCGGCGCACCGGGCTGAGCGAGGAGGCGCGCGACGACTTCGCCGCCCGGCTCGCCGACGCGGTCGGCGCCACCGCGGCGGGCGAGGCGGCCGAACGCGCCTGGCTGCGCAACGCCAACCGCGCGTGCGGCACGCCCTGGCTGCGGCTGTGGCGCTGGTACCAGGACCGGCGCGAACCTCCCACGGGACGGCTGCCGTTGCGCGCCCAGCCCGAGGAGGAGGCGACCGCGCGGCAGCGTGTCGAACAGGCCGTACGGACGCTCGCCGACCGGGCCTCGGCGGGACTGCCCGCGCCATGGGCGCAGGCGGTGCGCGAGGCGGCCGTACGCGGCTCCCAGGGGCTGCCCGAGGCGCTGGACGAGCTGACGGCCCGGGCCGGGCTGCCACCGGGCCGTCCGCCGCGTCCGGGCTGGTGGCCGGTGGCCGTGCTGGCGCAGGCGTCCATGACGCTCCTTCAGGTCGTGGGCGGGCTCTGGCTGGTGGGCCAGATCGTCGGGGTCATGGCGCCGAACCTGGGCGTCCCGGTGCTGCTGATGGTGGCCGGAATCGTCGGCGGCCCGCTCGTCGAGTGGAGCTGCCGGATGGCGGCGCGGGGGCCCGCGCGCCGCTACGGCGTGGAGGCGGAACGGCGGCTGCGGGAAGCGGCGTCCGGGTGCGGGCGGGCGCGGGTGCTGGATCCGGTGGCGGCGGAGCTGCTGCGCTACCGGGAGGTCCGCGAGCAGTACAGCAAGGTCGTCGGGGTGGGGTGA
- a CDS encoding DUF5949 family protein, with amino-acid sequence MTSTSSETRPFSSADLGTVVVLPWSGENADGIDIPHLLVCSLGNAEGGPETTSAAVERLLTDNGLPVGRELVDGIARPSLPVGLLVVAGQAVLTMPKLNVQCTVPPEWLEAVEARGFAYLIFTTRAWTEAEPGESVDPEALAAFVNADETLDAAAHIVLPARSLRA; translated from the coding sequence GTGACCTCAACCTCAAGCGAAACCCGGCCCTTCAGCTCCGCCGACCTGGGCACCGTCGTCGTACTGCCCTGGAGCGGGGAGAACGCCGACGGCATCGACATCCCCCACCTCCTGGTCTGTTCCCTCGGGAACGCCGAGGGCGGGCCGGAGACGACCTCCGCGGCGGTCGAGCGGCTGCTGACGGACAACGGCCTGCCGGTCGGCCGGGAACTGGTCGACGGCATCGCCCGCCCCAGCCTCCCGGTCGGTCTGCTCGTCGTCGCGGGCCAGGCCGTCCTCACCATGCCGAAGCTCAACGTCCAGTGCACCGTGCCGCCGGAGTGGCTGGAGGCCGTCGAGGCCCGCGGCTTCGCCTACCTGATCTTCACCACCCGTGCCTGGACCGAGGCCGAGCCGGGCGAGTCCGTCGATCCTGAGGCGCTCGCCGCGTTCGTCAACGCCGACGAGACCCTGGACGCCGCCGCGCACATCGTGCTGCCGGCCCGCAGCCTGCGCGCCTGA